Within Oncorhynchus masou masou isolate Uvic2021 chromosome 17, UVic_Omas_1.1, whole genome shotgun sequence, the genomic segment AGTACAAGATAATCGACCTGACcggtgtggcatattaagaacctgattaaacagcattatcattacaatggtgcaccttgtgctggggagaaTTAAAGGACACTCTaacatgtgcagttttgtcacacaacacaatgtcacaaatgcctcaagttttgagggagagtgcaattggcatgctgactgcaagaatgttcaccatagctgttgccagagaatttaatgttaatttctctaccataagccgcctccaacgccattttagagaatttggcagtatgtccaaccggcctcacagccgcagaccacatgtaaccacgccagcccaggacctccacatcccgcttcttcacctgtgggatcgtctgaaaccagccactcggacagctgatgaaactgtgggtttgcacaaccgatgAACTtgtgcacaaactgtcagaatccgtctcagggaagctcatgtgtgctcgtcgtcctcacaagggtcttgacctgactgcagtttgccGTCGTAACTGAcaagtgggcaaatgctcaccttcgatggcaactggcacactggagaagtgtgtgctcttcacggattaatcctgttttcaactgtactgggcagatggcagacagcgttgTGTGGGCGACCGGTTTGCCaatgtcaaagttgtgaaccgAGTGCCCCATGtcggcagtggggttatggtataggcaggcataagGAATGGTCaaagaacacaattgcattttatcaccATCCATCATTAACCACCATGAAGTTAATTTTATTTAATCTGTCTATAAACTCTTAATGCGTTTCACGTTGTAGTGGTAGTACAACGTAGTATTTCATCCTGTGACTCCAAGTTTTCTTCAACATGGTTTAtgatatcaatatttgcacataaaggaGTTTCCAAGACAATTGATTCAGAATGATTTTACCGACacaaagatcccaccatgtcgaacgaacAAATTGTCTCTCAACATTTGACATTGTACCGACACTTCTTGTTTCCATCACGCCTGTCATTTTATTTTATACTGCATGACTTTACTCACATTAAAACTGTGGATATAAACGTGCTTGTTTACAGAGTATCCTGCATACACAAGAAGAAATGCAACTGTAAAAGTCAGATTGCTTTTTATTTTGTGGCCAATTAACAATTGCCTGAAACCTCTCTTCTACTTTCAATAGATCTCAAAGAGCTCTTTGAGCGCTCGGGTACTGACCCCACCTCTCAGGGGATGTCTTACCAAGTCCTGAAGAAATTATTTGACACAGCAACGGCAGATCTCCAAAGCCTGGAACGCTACGACAAAGACGGGGACCAGAGGTTCTCACTGGCTGAAATGAAAGCTGCTGCAGGTCTGTGAGAAGAGGAGTGGCTGAGGCAACAGTGGAAGGAGAAGtggtctctggtgtgtgtgtggagtgccTCACAGTGAAGATGGTTGCACTTTTATTGAACTGAGTATTTAATAACAAACTGAATGTTGAACGGTAGCACtggcatgcccccccccccccacacctcacTGGTCCTACACGCCTAAGCTAGAGTAAGCAACTCAGATCCAAGCTTTGATATTTCTATATTATTTTCCAAAACAGTTTACAAAATTGTACTTTTCAGAGATATttgttttattcatttgtaacCAGTTGATGTAAAATGAATTGTTGAGAAGGGTCAAAATATCACCTATTATAATGTAGTTCCTACCACACACACTCCCATTTTAGATAAGTTCAGATCGTCTTTGCTTATTTTCTGTCTTCTTTATACATGTTTTGTTGTAAGTCTTGAGTTATTTTCTGCATTCTTATTTGGATTTTAATGTAACACAGAGACTGTAGACATATCCTTAACCCAGCCATAGTTTATTTTTAAGTTGTTTTTAAGTCTGCAATATTTGAAGGGCTATAAACACACACTTTTAACTAGTTCAGAATGAATCATGTTGAAATATTAACTCCTGAAGCATATGTAGCAATAATACAATGTAAATGAGCTTATACTAACGGACTATAGTGATCACTTCAATttgcagtatatatacagtaccagtcaaaagtttggacacacctactcattcaagggtttttctttatttttactattttctacattgtagagtcatagtgaagacataaactatgaaacacatatggaatcatgtagtaaccaaaaaagtgttaaatatattttagattcttcaaagtagcaacccttttcTTTCGACAGCTTTGCCTTCTCTCcaaccagcttaacctggaatacttttccaacagtcttgaaggagttcccacatatgctgagcacttgttgactgcttttccttcactctgcggcccaactcatctcaattgggttgaggtcgggtgattgtggaggtcaggtcatctgatgcagcacaacTTCACTCgcctttgtcaaatagcccttacacagcctggaggtgttttgggtcagtgttctgttgaaaaacaaatgatagtcccactaagcgcaaaccagatgggatggcgtattgctgcagaatgctgtggtagccatgctggttaagtgtgccttgaattctaaataaatcactgacagtgtccccagcaaagcacccccacaccaccaccatgctttgcGGAGGGAACTACATATGCGGAGGTCATCCGTTAACctactctgcgtttcacaaagacaGCGGTTTGAGTCAAAAATCTCAAAttgggactcatcagaccaaaggacagatttccaccagtctaatgtccattgctcgtgtttcttggcccaagcaagtctcttcttattattggtgtcctttagtagtggtttctttgcagcaatttgaccatgaagacctgattcacgcagtctcctctgaacagttgttgaaatgtgtctgttacttctaCTCTgcagcatttatttggcctgcaattcctgaggctggtagctctaatgaacttatcctctgcagcagaggtaactgggtcttcctttcctgtggcggtcctcataagagccagtttcatcatagcgcttgatggtttttgcgcctgcacttgaagaaactttcaaagttcttgaaatgttccgtattgactgaccttcatgtcttaaagtaatgatggactgttgtttcgctttgcttatttgagctgttcttgccataatatggactttgtcttttaccaaattttggctattttctgtataccacccctaccttgtcacaacaactgattggctcaaatgcattaagaaggtaagaaattccacaaatgaacttaaaggcacacttgttaattgaaatgcattccaggtgactacctcatgaagctggttgagagaatagcaagagtgtgaaaagctgtcatcaaggcaaagggtgttgactttgaagaacctcattcacacttttttggttactacatgattccatatgtgttatttcatagttttgctgtcttcactatgactacaatgtagaaaatagtaaaaaaaaaaaaaaaaactggaatgagtaggtgtgtccaaacttttgactggtactgtaagtgttGTGTGTAGTACAGAAGAAAGACAAAAGTAAGCACACCTGGCTGATAGTGAGAGAAGCACGGATCCCTCTTTACTTGATTCTGTCATTTTGTGTGGGCCTTTACATAATGAAATGCAAATGTACAAATCAGGACATGTCAAATCACTCAACACTGTCATATGATGTAAATATGGTAGAATTGTTTTATATGGCATCATGTAAGacttgtttggggggggggggggggggacttgggCTGCTTTGTATAGCTAGAGGACTGTAGCATTGTAACGGAAATAGTTTTATGAAGTTGTGCTTTGCATGTTTTTCAATGTAACATGAATAAATGTGTAATTTATCAGTTTAACATAAAGGACTGTTTGAACGTAATTTTGGTTTGCAGGGTAATGGTGTGGAATTCTGTAACTTaattaggtaaaacagatttTGAAATGTCATTTAGATTTCCGACAGAAATATTGTCCCTACAAAGATGTGTGCTTTGGGAATTTTATTGTTTTGTGCGAGCACTAATGAATAAATGAACATGTGGATTAACAGGATTTTACAATCTGTAGTTTCCATACTTTTTCAAACATTTAGACGGTATTCAAGTCAAGGTTTTCATAAAGGACTGTAGTTTTTGTTTTGGAATGCAGTGTATCATGTACCAGTATGCACCAGGTTCCAATAATGAGGAACACATGGGGTGTAAATTGAATATGTTTTGTTTGTATTAGCTGTGATTGTATATTTGTTGTGCAACCACAGAGGAAACAAAATGAGTGTGCATTTTATTATGGGTCTGAGCTGTGTGTACGGGCTCCAGGAATGAGAATTTAGGATTTGGCTCCTGttcttttttttaatgaatgcTGATAGTACAGTATTTCCGCAAGTGTGCGACAGTCTGACAGTAGAAAAACAGTGTTTACCACAAAAGCATGTTATATAGACATTCAATATCCTCAACAAATGTTTGTCATTGACATGGAGGGAGGAAAGAAGTGGCTTCCTATGCAACTTCACTCTTTTATTTATAATATGGAGAAACCTTTTGATCAAGTTAGGGTCAAAATGCCCTGGGAATTTTAAGCAAGGGCCCCTTTGGCCCTCCAATCCCTTGACAACAAGTGGAGCAGctcttcttcatcctcatcaCTTCTGCAGGAGTCTTCCTGGTCTTCTGTTTTCTCCTTCACAACCTTCTTCACCACATCTTGCTTATCTCTCAATACCTCAACCCTCCGGTAACATTCAATTTGCTCATCGATTTCATCAATCTGACGCTCAAGACGACCCTCCTCGTCATCCTCGGCTACAATGGCCTCTGATTTGGTGTTCACCTGCCGCATTTCCTTTTGGAACTCTTCCCACTCCTTATCCATTTGATCTTTGGGAGCATCGACATTACGGACTTTGGCATCTCTCACTGGGTCGTCAAAGAAGCCTTCTGGTAGCGCTTCAGGTGTATTTCCCTTCTTCTCCACACTCTTCTCAGTTTCATCTGGTTTGAGGATAGACCCTGAATGAGAAGCAGCTGGGACAGCTGGAATGGTGCTGTTGTCGAAGAAATCAGATGGGAGTCCTGAGGCAGGTGCCCCCTTCTGCACACCCAAGCTAGAATCTGCCCCCTGGTCACCAGCCTCCTCTTCATCATCAACTCCGGCCAAAAGACTCAGCCCAGCAGATGTCGTTTTTTTCAATATTCCTGGTAGTTTCTTCGGCCCCGGCGGGGCAGGTTTAGCAAAGAAATCATCAGGTAGCCCTGGCGTAGACAACTGCTCTGTACCTGCCACTGGTTTAAACTTCTTCCCATTCGTGTCTTCAGAAGCTTTTCTTTTAAGCAGAGGCTGGGGTCCTTGACTTGTAGAACTTTGTTTAGACCCCTTGAGCTCGGAAAGTTTCTCCTTGTGCTGTTTTCCAAGAATATGAGTCTGCCACAATAGCGCATTCTTTACTCGCTCGTTGCAGAGTACGCAGCTAAGGTGATCGAGACTGTTGTACTTGGCATATGGGGATTCGACACGCTTCTTATCTATCGTTTGCCTTTGTTTCTCTCTCATTAACCGTCGCAGTTCATCTTGATGTATCACTTTCTTCTGCTTATTTTTTGGAGGCATTCTTTCATTGAATTTCAAACCAAATTTCAGAAAGCTTGGGAAAGAAAAACAACACCGAGTGTGTCTTTATTCAAGACCCATAAGTAGGCGTCAAACATATTGCCAGATTTAAGTTTGAGAACAAATACTGTAAATGATACCCAAAGCTGGTACTTTTACATTGCATGTATCATCACGAGTTTACAACACTATATTTTGTGTGCCTTAAAATATTTTGCATTTCTAAATAGATGATTCATAACTAATTATCGCGATATCTAAGGGAACGTGGTCTGATGTTTGTCATTCTGGTGAGATACTAAGCGGAAAATGGCAGATGGTCTTTTCACTCGGTAGTCTTGTTTTCTAGGTAGTTAGTTAACCAAGGCAAGCAAACAACCGCACCTCAAGCTGCAACGggcatttttttttaaaaacaAGTGTTATCAAGGATGTAGCCGAAAAAAATTGGTATTTCTTTTCTTAATCGATTGTTCCAACAGTGAGAGTATATTTTCCATCTGCATTGTTtttacgtgtgtgtgttgtttctgcTGTTGTCAACACTGCACCTCTACCCACATCCATTCTATGCTAGCAAAACTGCTAACTAGGTTAGCGAAATACTAACTGTTAAGGTAGCAATTGCAGGGGTCGTTGGCAATTAGTCAACATCATTAATACAACATTTATTTTAGGTAGTCTGCTTGCTGGTTAGTTACGTTAAATCATGACCGGGGAAAAGATTCGCACGTTGCGGAAAGACCATAACAACAAGCCCAGTAAGGATGGGGATATAATGGAAACCTATGATGAATCTACAAATGGGACAATATCATCTCCAACCCCCAACGGTACCACCATCACGTACAAATCAAACAAGAATTATAACAAGACGGTGAAACCTTTGGTACTGCAGCAGTTGTCGAATATCAATGCAAACAATATCAATGGCAATCAATCAGTTGTCAGCATCATCGATGACAATAACAAGAACCCAATCCTTCTGACCAATGGCAATGAGGGCTTCAATTTGGAATTCCCTGTTCACGAATGTGTGTTCAAAGGAGATGTGCGTCGCTTGTCCTCACTCATTCGGACCCAGAACATCTCCCAGAAAGATGTACATGGTGAGTGCATGATAACCCTTACCCATTTATAGACCTTTAATAAGCGCCTATTGATGATAGCTAATATCTTCTGTCAGGGGTTGTTTTGATAAGGCCCGAGCGCTCGTTAAAACGGTTTTCATATCAGCAGGAAATAATTGTCAAAAAACAACAGGTTAAATTAccacacactttttttttttttttttataagggTAGTGTTCCCATACAGCCATATTTCTATGTTACAGCGCATGTTTATGGAAGACATTGGCAGCCACTTGGGCTTCAGCTGTCTAGCATCCTCTGAACACCTATGTGTACGCATAACTGGGGAGGAAGTGTAGTTTGTCAACTTGAGGCACACAGCCTATGGATCTATGCAACActgctacagtatgtgtgtgtattattattattttttaagatTATCTCTAGCTGATATAAAAGATAAAGGGCATATCAGCATATGTTTTAAACTGTTTTGCAAGCAGTGGATATTGACGTTTCTAAACGTTAAAACACAGAGTCAGAATTGGAGTTAACATGCAGCCAACTGGGAGATAACTGCTGAAAACCCTGCAGATAAGAAGGGTTTTCAAAATCTAGGTAACCCAAACTTAGTACATGTAATTGAGCTAGGAAATCACATAGCTAGGCTATCACTTCTGGATCCATGAAATCTTACCTGACAATCATGTGACCAACATAGTCACTGCTTTCACAACAAGTACATTGATTTACACAAACATTGTCCTTGTGCACCAGCTCTGACAAATGATCTCATAACAGTTATCTGTCTATATTTCCAGGAAACACACCTCTTCACTTAGCTGTGATGATGGGCCACAAAGGTAAGGGCTTTGACTTTTGTAATCAACAATATCTGATATGGAGAATAACAGCTACATAGGCAGGACAGAGACATGCAAACATCCTTGTTTCCCATTGGGAGCAGACTGACCAGTAAATCTGTACTACTTTCCTCTAAACATCACATATCACCAGAGTTTGACGGGATGTTTTGCCTCATATTCTCATCTCtggcctaaacctaaccccagccAGGGGTTTTGCCATTCACATAACATAATCGCCATGTTTTCCAGCTCTCCTTCAGTAAATCCTCCGTATGCCTTTTTTTTCTGGGATAAAATTCCCTTTCTGTTCTGCCGTACTGAGCTTATCCTGGCTGACCTCTGCCGACTGCAGTGTGTTACATAGTCTAGTCGTCTCATAGCAGCATGGCAGCGGCTGGTCCCACGGGTGGGACAGGTCCACAGGATCCCTTAATCCCGTTGATTAGTTTGACTCAAATGCAAAGCAGCATCTCTCTTATGTGAAGGTCATAGACACGGTAAATGAACTGTCAAAATGTAATATACTGGTAACATAATTAACTATGGTAATGAGAATCCACTGTCCAAGTACAAAGGCCATGGAGACGGGTAGTAGGCTTagccaaaaaaataataatcttaaAAGTAGCTTGATGTTTgttaaaatctttttttttttgtgcTACAGAGTGTGCCCTCCTGCTCCTGGCCCATAATGCCCCTGTGAAAGTGAAGAATGCACAGGGCTGGAGTCCCCTGGCAGAGGCCATCAGCTATGGAGACCGACAGATGAGTAAGGATATGGGATATTTTATATCCTTTTTTTGTACCCGGGACCGGAAAgctattattttatattatagaTACTGCATCATTGAACAGTGTTCCATCACTGTTTTTTCTTTACATATATTTTAGTTTATCCTGTATTTAAGTCTACACATTTTCACTCAGGTTCTCTCAAGTTCATGGTCCTCCCTCTATTTGTTTGATCCTAATTGCATCCTTCCTGGGCTGTCGGGCTGTAGACTAACTCTGTTTACTCTCTGATTCTGATGAGAGGTTGGGTTGTAGGTTGCCCTAGCCAGCCAAAGCCATGCAGGGGATTTTCTCTGAGCACTCTATCCACATCCATACGGCCTGGAACCCAGCCTGGCCAAGGGCTTAGTGTGACTGCGAGGGCACTGAGCAGCTTTACAGCTGGCTGGCTTCTTCTCTGTCTGTTCACATTTAATGCCCCATCCTAATGCTTTTAACACAGCACTGTAAACTAAAGGCCACAATATATGTTTTATGTGTATTGATTATTTGAATGTTTGTAAGGAATGCTAGTTAAGTGGAGTGGGTTTTTTTAAATGGTGGGAGTAGTGTAGAGAAGATTGAATCCAATGCCATGTTTTCCCCATGGGCTTTACTAGCTTACTGTTTTTTTCTGTTTTAATGCCTTGTTAGCAAAAAAAATCAACCTgcaaaatataaaataatattatAAATAGGCTAGTTCATCAAAAATTCCATGTGAGTAGTTGTTAAGGTTAGGCAAATAATTTTACTCAAATTATACTCAAAGATACTGgtaatgtacactgaacaaaaatataaatgcaacaattcaaATGATTTTACagcgttacagttcatataaggaaatcagtcaattgaaataaatacagtgccttgcgaaagtattcggcccccttgaacttgacaaattgggcgtgcaaaattattcagcccctttactttcagtgcagcaaactctctccagaagttcagtgaggatctctgaatgatccaatgttgaccaatGACTAAtgactaaatgactaatgatgataaatacaatccacctgtgtgtaatcaagtctccgtataaatgcacctgcactgtgatagtctcagaggtccgttaaaagcgcagagagcatcatgaagaacaaggaacacaccaggcaggtccgagatactgttgtgaagaagtttaaagccggatttggatacaaaaagatttcccaatctttaaacatcccaaggagcactgtgcaagcgattaatattgaaatggaaggagtatcagaccactgcaaatctaccaagacctggccgtccctctaaactttcagctcatacaaggagaagactgatcagagatgcagccaagaggcccatgatcactctggatgaactgcagagatctacagctgaggtgggagactctgtccataggacaacaatcagtcgtatattgcacaaatctggcctttatggaagagtggcaagaagaaagccatttcttaaagatatccataaaaagtgtcgtttaaagtttgccacaagccatctGGGAGagaatgaaaccaaaattgaactttttggcaacaatgcaaaacgttatgtttggtgtaaaagcaacacaactcatcaccctgaacacaccatacccactgtcaaacatggtggtggcagcatcatggtttgggcctgattttcttcagcagggacagggaagatggttaaaattgatgggaagatggatggagccaaatacaggaccattctggaagaaaccctgatggagtttgcaaaagacctgagactgggacggagatttgtcttccaaaaagacaatgatccaaaacataaagcaaaatctacaatggaatagttcaaaaataaacatatccaggtgttagaatggccaagtcaaagtccagacctgaatccaatcgagaatctgtggaaagaactgaaaactgctgttcacaaatgctctccatccaacctcactgagctcgagctgttttgcaaggaggaatggggaaaaatttcagtctctcgatgtgcaaaactgatagacataccccaagcgacttacagctgtaatcgcagcaaaaggtggcgctacaaagtattaacttaagggggctgaataattttgcacgcccaatttttcagtttttgatttgttaaaaaagtttgaaatttccaataaatatcgttccacttcatgattgtgtcccacttgttgttgattcttcacaaaaaaatacagttttatatctttatgtttgaagcctgaaatgtggcaaaaggtcgcaaagttcaagggggccgaatactttcgcaaggcactgtaaatgaggccctaatctatggatttcgcatgactgggcaggggcgcagccatgggagggcataggccaacccacttgggagccaggtccaaccactggggagccaggcccagccaatcagaatgagttttgccccacaagggctttattacagacaataCTCCTCAGTTTGCTCAGCTGTCATCAGcttcccgcaggtgaagaagccggatgtggaggacCCAGGCtgtcgtggttacacgtggtctgcggttggacgtactgccaaattctctaaaacaacgttggaggcggtttatggtggagaaattaacattaaattctctgacaaccgcgcattcctgcagtcagcatgccaattgcacactccctcaacttgagacatctgtggcattgtgttgtgtgacaaactgcacatttttaaaGTACCATTTTATTGTCTTcagcacaatgtgcacctgtgtaatgatcatgctatttaatcagattcttgatataccttggaaaaggagaaatgctcattaacggGGATGTCAActaatttgtgcacacaatttgagagaaatccATTTCTTTGCATATGGACCGTTTCTGGGATcttgtatttcagctcatgaaatatgggaccaacacttttaaatgttttatatttttgttcagtatacaaatCTTTATTTCCCTACTATGAAATTCCCTGATATATGTTGAGCGGGTTAGCACTATGACCCTGTCACCCTAGCATGCATTAGTATGCAGCTCCAGGCCTGCAGCAGGGATGATTTGGCAGACTGGGGACACAGAGGTCAGGCATGGGAAGGTCAGATCTTAGTGAGGGGTGTGGGGGGCAGGGATCAGAGGAAAGGACAGCATGGCTCTAGCCACACAGAACAGCAAGGACATGCAAAGGCAGCCAAACTGGCCAGTGACTGggtcagtactagtagtggtaaaatgaaaataatgctgcGTATACTAGGGCAGTGCTTCCCAACTCCAATCCTCGAGTGCCCCCAACAGTACACTTTTTACTGTAGCCCCAGTCAatcacacctgattctacttgtcaactaatcaccAGGCCCTCCACGAGTTGAATCTGGTGTTTTTTGTCCGGGGCCACAACAAAAATGTGTTATGTTGGGGGTACTGTGCTGTGGCTTATTAttgagagagatccagagagggaggccTACGGCGAGAAGAGAAAGAAGGTCATCTCGTATAGATGGAGCcttgattcccccccccccttatttTTCAATTGCATAAGATCAAATAATGTCATAGTAACGAGGCtttcatctctctcacacacacgcactgcgACAGCAGCTCACGCTAGGTGTCTATATCTGCCATGCAACACTGCTCTGCCCCTGCAGCGAGTGCTTGCTTTGTCAGCACTTCCTCACACTCAAAATCCCCACTCTAATGTTTCTCACTGGTCAAGATTACTGGATAGAAGATCACCCCAATTATAATTCATTGCAAGAGAGCACACACTTAGCAATCTGTCCGAAAACTCACAAGTCCTAAGTGGGGTTATATAACTGAGGTTCAGCCTGTATTAAATTGCATATTAGAACGAGCCGTGTGTAAGGTGACTCATGTCAGGCGTAGCCTCCCCTGAAAACTCTACTTCACCAACAAGCCACGGTCCAGATTGCTGGCTGCGTCAGTGTTGAGCCTTCATGTCTTGTAACAGTCACACACGTGTGTTTCATGATGATATGCAGCGACGTGACACGCTTTGGAGAGAAGAGCTGGTGTCACCTTACCACTCACTTACACTGTCGGTGTCAGTAGTATCGTCCTAAACCCCATCGGATTACTGTTACAGTATATCACTTGGTTGAATGATTTATTGATCATGACTTTCACTGTCATTGAAGTGTGGGTTTGTGAAAGTTTAGTGAAAGTTGCTTTTTGAAAGATCATGTGACCTTGTGATCCCTTCTGCTGTGTGTGTAGAAACATACACATATAGAATGTCTAGGGCTATGGAATATGTGTGGTGGTGTGCTTTGTTAAGGCTTTgtttatctccctcctctcccctcctcagttaCGGCTCTACTGCGGAAGCTGAAGCAGCAGTCCAGAGAGAGTGTGGAGGACAAGAGGCCCAAACTGCTAAGAGCACTGAAAGAGGTGAGGTTCTGACAGCCGACTAGACTAGGGACAGCTACAGTATCTGGTTAGAGATAGGATCTTTGCACTCTATATACATATGTCAAATACTTGAGCTGAATTGCACTTGATTTAGTTTGGCCGGTACAGTGGAAtaaatggaatagtcccaaaggTATTTTGACGGATTTGATATGCATTTGAGGCAGGTCTGGTCCACTCCATACCGAGTTTTGGTTTACAATTACTATCTTGCTATACCTTTACCACTTTTCTCCAACATTAGCATCTGTCCAATGTAACCGCCCCTACCGCTCACCAAAACACGCTCTTTCCCTTATTAAAATGCTCTAACAAGTTATTCCTCCAGCTATAAAGAAAAAGTATGGGTGGATTTTGTTTTGGTGTTTTGTGGCTTGCATGACAAGATAATAATTTACAACTTTTTTTTTCTCCTAGCTTGGGGACTTCTACTTGGAGCTTCACTGGGACTTTCAAAGTTGGGGTGAGTTGCCTCTACATCATATTGCAATACGTTAAAATAAGCTACAGCGATGGGCCAACGTCTCCTTTCACTCGCTCTGTCTCCGTTCATTGTTATTCTTGTTGGAGGACACCTTTGCCAAGTCAATTCATTCTCCAATCTAATTAGCGTTTTGTTCCCATTCTATCCTGGCTGTTAGGGTGATGTGTCAGTTGCTCAGTGGGTTTGGGGCTCTCAGTCTCTTGGCTCAGGGATTCAGCGCCTAGCCACAGCCGTGTACATTTATATACCATGTAATGATACCACAAATTAAAAGATTAGTTAATCTTATGAATCAAATGCTGTCGATCattactttctctttctcccttctcatAGTGCCCTTGCTCTCCCGGATTCTGCCATCTGATAACTGCAAGATCT encodes:
- the LOC135558814 gene encoding zinc finger protein 830-like translates to MPPKNKQKKVIHQDELRRLMREKQRQTIDKKRVESPYAKYNSLDHLSCVLCNERVKNALLWQTHILGKQHKEKLSELKGSKQSSTSQGPQPLLKRKASEDTNGKKFKPVAGTEQLSTPGLPDDFFAKPAPPGPKKLPGILKKTTSAGLSLLAGVDDEEEAGDQGADSSLGVQKGAPASGLPSDFFDNSTIPAVPAASHSGSILKPDETEKSVEKKGNTPEALPEGFFDDPVRDAKVRNVDAPKDQMDKEWEEFQKEMRQVNTKSEAIVAEDDEEGRLERQIDEIDEQIECYRRVEVLRDKQDVVKKVVKEKTEDQEDSCRSDEDEEELLHLLSRDWRAKGALA